The following coding sequences lie in one Arachis hypogaea cultivar Tifrunner chromosome 4, arahy.Tifrunner.gnm2.J5K5, whole genome shotgun sequence genomic window:
- the LOC112744884 gene encoding uncharacterized acetyltransferase At3g50280-like, producing MASVKVISTSTIHAANKASTVEEEIQLTPWDLQLLLIDPIQKGLLYRNDPVTPPIIIQHLKHSLSSTLSFFPPLAGRLSVTEHDDNTSSVFVICNNSGALFVHAVADDYSVNDIVSSVYTPRFVHSLFPLNRVRNHEGTTKPLLAVQVTELNDGYFIGCTMNHIVGDGTSFWHFMNSWAEISRGSEKLSKPPVLERWFLDSGGHGCSASAIRIPLTKEKMIQSGFYGFVSEMQRERVFHFSKDKIAELKTKANAEIEGESKNKISSLQALLTHLWRSVVRNRGLEPEEEVNYRLLIGGRGRMKSPALAENYFGNAVQDGTVSMKVKELLEGGLGKGALEMRKIVELHTEEKMKSYYRGWVKNPRFLTEGGMASNALVTSSSPRFDVYGNDFGWGKPVAVRSGAGNKSHGKITVFAGAEDGVDIEVCLSYEILEAMGNDHEFMDAVSLPLII from the coding sequence ATGGCGAGTGTGAAAGTCATTTCAACAAGTACAATCCATGCAGCAAACAAAGCTTCAACGGTGGAGGAGGAGATTCAGTTAACTCCATGGGATCTCCAACTCCTCCTAATTGATCCCATTCAAAAGGGCCTCCTCTACCGTAACGACCCGGTCACTCCACCGATCATAATCCAACACCTCAAACATTCCCTTTCATCCACCCTTTCTTTCTTCCCACCGCTTGCGGGCCGCCTTTCCGTTACGGAACACGACGACAACACTTCCTCCGTTTTCGTTATTTGCAACAACTCCGGAGCGCTGTTTGTCCATGCAGTTGCGGATGACTACTCCGTTAACGATATCGTTAGTTCCGTTTACACTCCACGCTTTGTGCACTCTTTGTTCCCGCTCAACAGGGTTAGAAACCACGAAGGAACAACCAAGCCGTTGTTGGCGGTTCAAGTCACGGAGCTCAACGACGGTTACTTCATCGGGTGCACCATGAACCACATTGTTGGAGACGGAACTTCCTTTTGGCATTTCATGAACTCTTGGGCTGAGATCTCACGTGGTTCGGAAAAATTGTCCAAGCCTCCCGTGCTTGAACGCTGGTTCCTTGACAGCGGCGGCCATGGCTGCTCCGCTTCTGCCATACGGATTCCTTTGACGAAGGAGAAGATGATTCAAAGTGGTTTCTACGGTTTCGTCTCAGAAATGCAACGCGAGAGAGTTTTCCATTTCAGTAAAGACAAGATCGCTGAACTCAAGACAAAAGCCAACGCAGAAATTGAAGgcgaaagcaaaaacaaaatatcTTCGTTGCAAGCGCTTTTGACTCACCTGTGGAGATCCGTGGTTCGGAACCGGGGTCTTGAGCCcgaagaagaggtgaattacaggTTGCTGATAGGTGGTAGGGGGAGAATGAAGAGTCCGGCATTGGCGGAAAACTATTTTGGGAATGCGGTGCAGGATGGAACAGTGAGCATGAAGGTTAAAGAGCTTCTAGAAGGAGGGCTTGGAAAGGGTGCGTTGGAGATGAGAAAGATAGTTGAGTTGCACACCGAGGAGAAGATGAAGAGTTATTATAGGGGTTGGGTAAAGAACCCTAGGTTTCTGACCGAGGGAGGCATGGCTAGCAATGCTTTAGTGACAAGCAGTTCGCCAAGGTTTGATGTTTATGGGAATGATTTCGGGTGGGGGAAACCGGTGGCGGTGAGAAGCGGAGCCGGGAACAAGAGCCATGGTAAGATAACGGTTTTTGCTGGGGCGGAAGATGGTGTTGACATTGAGGTTTGTCTTTCCTATGAGATATTGGAAGCTATGGGGAATGACCATGAATTCATGGATGCCGTGTCGCTCCCGTTAATTATCTAA
- the LOC112743452 gene encoding chloroplastic group IIA intron splicing facilitator CRS1, chloroplastic-like, with protein sequence MKTGGLVVWSRKDTHVVYRGCNYELTSRSSPKVYPSYIHGQTKSPDETNMVESVKSNNTSDMPSQNGNNNASTSTCIQEVHCSGSLNERETDRLLDGLESRFVDWWYPKPLPIDADLLPEVVPGFKPPFRLCPPYSSAKITDYELTFFRKLTKSLPVHFVLGRNRRLQGLAAAILKLWEKSLIAKIAIKFGVPNTDNESMANELKAICAALSLVLFIDYTDLLLEKN encoded by the exons ATGAAGACTGGTGGTTTGGTTGTCTGGAGTAGGAAGGATACTCATGTTGTCTACCGAGGATGCAATTATGAGTTGACTTCTAGAAGTTCTCCAAAGGTTTATCCTAGCTATATTCATGGACAAACTAAAAGTCCTGATGAAACGAACATGGTGGAGTCAGTTAAATCCAACAATACTAGTGACATGCCAAGCCAGAATGGTAACAATAATGCTTCCACATCAACTTGCATTCAAGAAGTGCATTGCAGTGGATCATTGAATGAAAGGGAGACTGATAGATTATTGGATGGCTTAGAATCTCGGTTCGTTGATTGGTGGTATCCCAAGCCACTTCCAATAGATGCTGATCTACTTCCAGAAGTGGTTCCTGGATTTAAGCCTCCATTTAGGCTGTGTCCACCTTATTCAAGTGCAAAAATTACTGATTATGAGTTAACATTCTTCAGGAAGCTTACTAAATCTTTGCCAGTCCATTTTGTCCTTG GAAGGAACAGAAGACTTCAAGGCTTAGCTGCTGCTATCCTAAAGTTATGGGAGAAGAGTCTTATTGCAAAAATTGCTATCAAGTTTGGAGTTCCAAATACTGACAATGAATCGATGGCCAATGAACTAAAG GCTATCTGTGCTGCATTGAGTTTGGTCTTATTTATTGATTATACTGACTTGCTTTTGGAGAAAAACTGA